A single window of Methanothermobacter marburgensis str. Marburg DNA harbors:
- the mcrB gene encoding coenzyme-B sulfoethylthiotransferase subunit beta codes for MAKFEDKVDLYDDRGNLVEEQVPLEALSPLRNPAIKSIVQGIKRTVAVNLEGIENALKTAKVGGPACKIMGRELDLDIVGNAESIAAAAKEMIQVTEDDDTNVELLGGGKRALVQVPSARFDVAAEYSAAPLVTATAFVQAIINEFDVSMYDANMVKAAVLGRYPQSVEYMGANIATMLDIPQKLEGPGYALRNIMVNHVVAATLKNTLQAAALSTILEQTAMFEMGDAVGAFERMHLLGLAYQGMNADNLVFDLVKANGKEGTVGSVIADLVERALEDGVIKVEKELTDYKVYGTDDLAMWNAYAAAGLMAATMVNQGAARAAQGVSSTLLYYNDLIEFETGLPSVDFGKVEGTAVGFSFFSHSIYGGGGPGIFNGNHIVTRHSKGFAIPCVAAAMALDAGTQMFSPEATSGLIKEVFSQVDEFREPLKYVVEAAAEIKNEI; via the coding sequence ATGGCGAAGTTTGAGGATAAGGTCGACTTGTACGACGACAGAGGCAACCTCGTCGAAGAACAGGTGCCATTAGAAGCTCTAAGTCCATTAAGGAACCCCGCCATTAAAAGCATAGTGCAGGGGATTAAAAGGACAGTGGCTGTGAACCTTGAAGGTATAGAAAACGCCCTGAAGACAGCGAAGGTCGGCGGACCTGCCTGTAAGATAATGGGCCGTGAACTCGACCTCGACATTGTCGGGAACGCCGAGTCAATAGCAGCCGCTGCAAAGGAAATGATACAGGTGACTGAGGACGACGACACCAACGTCGAACTCCTTGGCGGAGGTAAAAGGGCACTCGTACAGGTCCCAAGTGCAAGGTTCGATGTTGCAGCAGAATACTCTGCAGCACCACTCGTAACCGCCACAGCATTTGTCCAGGCCATAATCAACGAGTTTGATGTTAGCATGTACGATGCTAACATGGTTAAAGCAGCCGTTCTGGGAAGATATCCACAGTCTGTGGAGTACATGGGGGCAAACATAGCAACAATGCTGGACATTCCACAGAAACTGGAAGGCCCAGGATACGCACTCAGGAACATCATGGTGAACCATGTTGTTGCAGCCACACTCAAAAACACACTCCAGGCAGCAGCACTATCAACCATACTTGAACAGACAGCAATGTTCGAGATGGGTGATGCTGTAGGAGCATTTGAGAGGATGCACCTCCTTGGACTTGCATACCAGGGAATGAACGCTGACAACCTGGTCTTTGACCTCGTTAAGGCCAACGGTAAAGAAGGTACAGTTGGATCAGTCATAGCAGACCTGGTTGAAAGGGCCCTGGAAGACGGTGTCATAAAGGTTGAGAAGGAACTCACAGACTACAAGGTCTACGGCACAGACGACCTTGCAATGTGGAACGCCTACGCAGCAGCCGGACTCATGGCAGCCACAATGGTTAACCAGGGTGCAGCAAGGGCAGCTCAGGGTGTATCATCAACTCTGCTCTACTACAACGACCTCATAGAATTCGAAACAGGACTGCCAAGCGTGGACTTCGGTAAAGTGGAAGGTACAGCTGTAGGATTTTCATTCTTCAGCCACTCCATCTACGGTGGTGGTGGACCAGGTATCTTCAACGGAAACCACATCGTTACAAGGCACAGTAAGGGATTCGCTATACCCTGCGTGGCAGCCGCAATGGCACTGGATGCAGGAACCCAGATGTTCTCACCAGAAGCAACCTCTGGACTCATAAAAGAAGTATTCAGCCA
- the mmp10 gene encoding methyl coenzyme M reductase-arginine methyltransferase Mmp10 (Mmp10 (methanogenesis marker protein 10) is a cobalamin-requiring radical SAM methyltransferase that creates the methylarginine modification to methyl coenzyme M reductase.): MQIIADLGGIPGKDCRGFCRYCYFRKVGEFEPFGCRNCSPGRVGCETCGRDVAERGREFLPPFLVMGNVQTTLMMQNLQDKDLKINISGGGDVSCYPHLEELTAGLSEFEIPIHLGYTSGKGMDDPELASRLIGNGVDEVTFTVFSANPLLRREWMRDRNAENALEALRIFCESCEVHAAAVIIPGVNDGDDLLETCSRLEEWGATGFIMMRFANYEHQGLILGNGPIIEGIEPHTVQEFEDLVRMVDQEFNLRVTGTPVCDPENGTPFVLADDSSREYLEILPEIRGEATIITGSIAAPYIRRIIRNLGAEDTVNVVGVEKDIACLITRKDLEGVDLSELKETVIIPGRAFVHEMQAKEVLSRDGTDRIVIRGPERLTVDGEMSGTLSQYDVIEREMEAFYELIQAINFFGASE; the protein is encoded by the coding sequence ATGCAGATAATAGCGGATTTGGGTGGTATACCTGGCAAGGACTGCAGGGGATTCTGCAGGTACTGTTACTTCAGAAAGGTGGGAGAATTTGAACCCTTCGGCTGCAGGAACTGCTCCCCGGGAAGGGTGGGCTGTGAAACCTGTGGAAGAGATGTTGCAGAGAGGGGAAGGGAATTTTTACCCCCATTCCTTGTCATGGGTAATGTGCAGACAACACTTATGATGCAGAACCTTCAGGATAAGGACCTGAAGATAAACATCAGCGGCGGGGGTGATGTGAGCTGCTACCCCCACCTTGAGGAGCTGACAGCGGGACTTAGTGAATTTGAGATCCCCATACACCTGGGATACACAAGCGGTAAGGGCATGGATGACCCTGAGCTGGCATCCAGGCTCATTGGAAATGGTGTGGATGAGGTAACCTTCACTGTGTTCTCAGCGAACCCCCTCCTGAGGAGAGAGTGGATGCGCGATAGGAACGCTGAAAATGCACTGGAAGCCCTCAGGATATTCTGTGAATCCTGTGAGGTCCACGCTGCAGCAGTGATCATACCCGGTGTGAATGATGGTGATGACCTCCTTGAAACCTGCTCCAGACTTGAGGAATGGGGGGCCACAGGATTCATAATGATGCGATTTGCAAACTATGAGCATCAGGGGCTGATACTCGGCAATGGGCCAATAATTGAGGGTATAGAGCCGCACACAGTCCAGGAATTTGAGGACCTTGTGAGGATGGTTGACCAAGAGTTCAATCTCAGGGTTACAGGGACACCTGTCTGCGACCCTGAAAACGGGACTCCATTTGTCCTTGCAGATGACTCAAGCAGGGAGTACCTTGAGATCCTCCCTGAAATCAGGGGCGAGGCAACCATAATCACAGGATCCATTGCAGCCCCCTACATAAGGAGGATAATAAGGAACCTTGGGGCAGAGGACACTGTGAACGTTGTTGGTGTTGAGAAGGACATAGCATGCCTCATCACCAGGAAGGACCTCGAGGGTGTGGACCTCAGCGAACTTAAGGAAACAGTGATAATCCCGGGCAGGGCATTTGTCCATGAAATGCAGGCAAAGGAGGTTCTAAGCCGCGATGGTACTGACCGGATAGTCATAAGGGGCCCTGAAAGGCTCACCGTTGATGGGGAGATGAGCGGTACGCTGTCCCAGTATGATGTTATAGAGAGGGAGATGGAAGCATTCTATGAACTTATACAGGCCATAAATTTCTTCGGTGCTTCTGAATGA
- a CDS encoding methyl-coenzyme M reductase glutamine C-methyltransferase, whose product MTRVVVLTPEHYTYGSMLIAGVLRDLGYSVELRKGLDGAGADVVFISLQSTIHLLRYRDIINNIRGFRVVGGPVSMDPELVLRHLDVDLVIQGEGEDKVGMAMEVASGSLDASEIPGAAFKSPEGFIINEPARCSMKRALPLVPADISQENIRGASVYIETHRGCPGNCTFCQVPEFFGREVRSRPLEDIIREVRELRKSGARRFAISGGTGTLYGSSRFRGIDEDAFTELLREISEITGPRNLTVPDIRVDMVTPEILDAISEYTNGWVFYGIESGSRRILRRMKKGIKPGDVIEAVELAREHNLKVAGSFIVGYPGEDERDHEETLELADELMLDDYFVSIAEPIPGTELGDEVKGLEDEDNPVFMEPSDRKFRSLAEERAFGFMLDSYVFRSMPIPVTDELLRSLKKEARDQQEHIETVTRMLKREL is encoded by the coding sequence ATGACTCGTGTGGTTGTTTTAACACCAGAGCACTACACCTACGGTTCAATGCTCATTGCCGGTGTTTTGAGGGACCTTGGATACAGCGTTGAACTCAGGAAGGGCCTTGATGGTGCCGGCGCAGATGTGGTGTTCATAAGCCTCCAGTCGACCATCCACCTCCTGAGGTACAGGGATATTATTAATAATATAAGGGGCTTCAGGGTGGTGGGGGGTCCCGTGAGCATGGACCCTGAACTTGTACTCCGCCACCTCGACGTTGACCTTGTAATTCAGGGCGAGGGTGAGGATAAGGTGGGGATGGCCATGGAGGTTGCATCTGGAAGTTTGGATGCGTCTGAAATACCTGGAGCAGCATTTAAATCCCCTGAAGGGTTTATAATCAATGAACCAGCCCGCTGCTCCATGAAAAGGGCCCTCCCACTTGTGCCTGCAGATATCTCACAGGAGAACATAAGGGGTGCCAGTGTCTACATTGAAACCCACAGGGGCTGTCCCGGTAACTGCACATTCTGCCAGGTTCCGGAATTCTTCGGCCGTGAGGTCCGCAGCAGGCCACTGGAGGATATCATAAGGGAGGTCAGGGAACTGAGGAAATCCGGGGCCCGAAGGTTTGCAATAAGCGGGGGAACCGGAACACTCTACGGGAGCAGCAGGTTCAGGGGTATTGATGAGGATGCATTCACTGAGCTCCTCAGGGAGATAAGTGAAATCACAGGGCCCAGGAATCTGACGGTACCTGATATAAGGGTTGATATGGTGACCCCTGAGATCCTCGATGCCATATCAGAGTACACCAATGGGTGGGTGTTCTATGGTATAGAGTCAGGGAGCAGAAGGATCCTCAGAAGGATGAAGAAGGGCATAAAACCAGGGGATGTTATTGAGGCTGTTGAACTTGCCAGGGAGCATAATCTGAAGGTTGCAGGGTCATTCATAGTGGGGTACCCCGGTGAAGATGAAAGGGACCATGAGGAGACCCTGGAACTTGCAGATGAGCTAATGCTCGACGACTACTTTGTGAGCATCGCTGAACCGATACCCGGCACGGAACTTGGTGACGAGGTTAAGGGCCTTGAAGATGAGGATAACCCTGTATTCATGGAGCCATCAGACAGGAAGTTCAGGAGTCTGGCTGAGGAGAGGGCATTCGGTTTCATGCTTGATTCATACGTATTCAGGAGCATGCCCATCCCTGTGACCGATGAACTCCTGAGGTCACTTAAGAAGGAGGCCCGGGATCAGCAAGAACATATAGAAACTGTTACGCGTATGTTGAAGAGGGAACTTTAG
- a CDS encoding DUF134 domain-containing protein yields MPRPRRYRRILGEPRVVAFSPEASEEGVEVEITLDEFEAVRLRDYHDIKQKKAAEIMGISQPTFHRTLTSARAKIAEALVEGRPIILKGGDYITDRRRYKCMDCQFEWISPEKEYKKCPDCDSENITLVSADTLPRMGSGGFGRGFGAGRGAPRVCKCIECGYEAPKTPGVPCRMEKCPECGAPMCGAD; encoded by the coding sequence ATGCCTAGACCAAGAAGATACAGAAGAATCCTGGGAGAACCCCGTGTGGTTGCATTTTCCCCGGAAGCCAGTGAAGAAGGGGTTGAGGTTGAGATAACCCTCGATGAATTTGAGGCTGTCAGGTTAAGGGACTACCATGACATAAAACAGAAAAAGGCTGCTGAAATCATGGGTATATCACAGCCAACATTTCACAGGACACTGACATCCGCACGGGCCAAGATAGCAGAGGCACTGGTCGAGGGCAGACCAATAATACTGAAAGGAGGTGATTACATCACAGACAGGAGAAGATACAAGTGCATGGACTGCCAGTTTGAGTGGATCTCACCTGAAAAGGAATACAAAAAGTGCCCCGACTGTGATTCAGAAAATATAACGCTGGTATCAGCAGATACACTGCCCCGGATGGGAAGTGGCGGCTTCGGAAGAGGTTTTGGTGCTGGACGTGGGGCACCACGTGTCTGCAAATGCATTGAATGCGGATACGAGGCACCAAAAACACCTGGAGTTCCATGCAGAATGGAGAAATGTCCAGAGTGCGGCGCACCAATGTGTGGAGCTGACTGA
- a CDS encoding metallophosphoesterase: MRREFQVLIFILIFSSGYYLLNFTVLESLGMGILSLPLTFLLPAAIISERVYPSFISRAAYVVSMIWVGMAVYILIGLGVTFAASLVPGIPFSPIPAAALSIIMVSYGLLKGWNIEVRTVRIPFPCSDELRLVQLSDLHVGTVRSSGFLRRVSSLISEIEPDAVLITGDLLDGSRPVGASTLSELKVEVPVFFVSGNHDTYSGDFRSAVEGAGIMCIDQRVVDFRGVQVAGVGYSMERHSLSAILDIMEFDPKRPLILLHHLPVDWDYARERGVDLQLSGHTHGGQFYPFNLLVGMMFPFIRGLYDDSGRFLYVSQGTGTWGPPIRIGSSSEVTVIELIPSNPVFDGD, translated from the coding sequence ATGAGGAGAGAGTTCCAGGTCCTGATATTTATCCTGATCTTCTCCTCAGGATACTACCTTCTTAATTTTACTGTCCTGGAATCTCTTGGTATGGGAATTCTGAGCCTCCCGCTTACATTTCTTTTACCGGCAGCCATAATCTCCGAGAGGGTATACCCATCCTTTATCTCAAGGGCTGCCTATGTGGTTTCCATGATATGGGTGGGAATGGCTGTTTACATCCTCATTGGCCTGGGGGTAACCTTTGCAGCATCACTTGTTCCAGGCATTCCGTTCTCCCCTATCCCTGCGGCGGCCTTATCTATCATAATGGTTTCCTATGGGCTGTTGAAGGGCTGGAATATTGAGGTAAGGACTGTCAGGATCCCATTTCCATGCAGCGATGAACTGAGGCTGGTGCAGCTTTCAGATCTTCATGTGGGGACTGTGAGGTCCAGTGGTTTCCTCAGGAGGGTTTCATCTCTTATCTCTGAAATTGAACCTGACGCCGTCCTCATAACAGGTGACCTCCTGGATGGTTCAAGGCCCGTTGGAGCCTCAACACTCTCAGAGCTTAAGGTGGAAGTTCCCGTATTTTTTGTTTCTGGCAACCATGACACCTATTCAGGGGACTTCAGGTCTGCAGTGGAGGGGGCGGGTATCATGTGTATTGATCAGCGTGTTGTTGATTTCAGGGGGGTGCAGGTTGCAGGTGTGGGTTATTCGATGGAGAGGCATTCGCTTTCTGCGATCCTTGATATAATGGAATTTGACCCGAAGAGGCCCCTCATACTTCTTCATCACCTTCCTGTTGACTGGGATTACGCCAGGGAGAGGGGTGTTGACCTCCAGCTATCCGGCCATACGCATGGTGGGCAGTTCTATCCATTCAACCTCCTTGTTGGAATGATGTTCCCCTTTATCAGGGGCCTTTATGATGATTCAGGACGTTTTCTGTATGTTTCACAGGGTACAGGCACATGGGGTCCCCCTATCCGTATAGGATCGTCCTCTGAGGTCACTGTTATTGAGCTCATTCCCTCTAATCCGGTTTTCGATGGAGATTAA
- a CDS encoding methanogenesis marker 7 protein, translating into MYETLTYQGGVHRHEEMKELIEDLGGFVLQENMLQMDLILTLAVPIEDVDKVREKARELLGKVKVAPMAGTEIAIVSPTLARHHLPHSACDISEYLRRYGAKDNMIGLARGAGKGISRISEDEKRLIEEHDLAVFALGSFEQCIKDKAHLFSDINIPVVVTGSPEKIDLSELPGADAYVGGLGRIPRRLKRGEDIRALRKLVEVVEDILDRRRREMAADPPLVPSILVKTEIENQVPAVKEVYSPTPVTSQLDGVRVKLNYDRYHDEIADVRVSDYRLGDISEIRKSMMYDYILVKLLPESSIL; encoded by the coding sequence ATGTACGAAACTTTAACCTATCAGGGCGGTGTACACCGCCATGAGGAAATGAAGGAACTGATTGAGGACCTCGGCGGATTTGTGCTCCAGGAGAACATGCTTCAGATGGACCTCATACTCACACTGGCCGTCCCAATTGAGGATGTGGATAAGGTGAGGGAAAAGGCCAGGGAGCTCCTGGGGAAGGTTAAGGTTGCCCCTATGGCGGGTACTGAGATAGCTATCGTCTCACCGACCCTGGCAAGGCATCATTTACCCCATTCGGCCTGTGATATATCCGAGTACCTCAGGAGGTACGGTGCCAAGGATAACATGATAGGCCTTGCCCGTGGGGCAGGTAAGGGTATATCCAGGATATCAGAGGATGAAAAGAGGCTCATAGAGGAACACGACCTTGCAGTTTTTGCCCTTGGAAGCTTTGAGCAGTGCATAAAGGATAAGGCCCACCTTTTCAGTGACATAAACATCCCGGTGGTGGTTACAGGGTCCCCTGAGAAGATTGACCTCAGCGAGCTTCCAGGTGCCGACGCCTATGTTGGGGGCCTTGGGAGGATACCCAGGAGGCTGAAGAGGGGTGAGGATATAAGGGCCCTAAGGAAACTTGTTGAGGTGGTCGAGGATATACTTGACAGGAGGAGGCGTGAAATGGCGGCGGACCCACCTCTGGTCCCCTCAATACTTGTTAAGACCGAGATTGAAAATCAGGTGCCTGCCGTTAAGGAGGTCTACTCCCCCACACCTGTAACAAGCCAGCTTGATGGGGTCCGTGTGAAGCTCAACTATGACCGCTACCATGACGAGATAGCAGATGTGAGGGTTTCTGATTACCGGCTGGGCGACATATCTGAGATAAGGAAGTCAATGATGTACGACTACATCCTCGTTAAGTTACTACCTGAAAGCTCCATACTGTGA
- the comB gene encoding 2-phosphosulfolactate phosphatase, which yields MRVSLSFEKPEGSGLCIMVDLLRASATITSALDSFREVIPVGDVEEATEYSRMGYVVAGERGGETLPGFLANSPLEVREHSGDALVLTTSNGTRILESVESQALVGCLNNLDAVASAARNLSDEVEVVMAGVNGRFAIEDFLCAGEIIRAIGGEFEEYAEASVLAVQDRSMVDDAIRKSRSARRLRELGFAGDIEYCLRRNITENVPVYRDGRISLI from the coding sequence ATGAGGGTAAGTCTCAGCTTTGAAAAACCGGAGGGCAGTGGACTCTGCATAATGGTGGACCTTCTGAGGGCAAGTGCAACCATAACCTCTGCCCTGGACAGTTTCAGGGAGGTCATCCCTGTTGGGGACGTTGAGGAGGCAACGGAATACTCCAGGATGGGCTATGTGGTGGCAGGGGAGCGTGGTGGTGAGACCCTGCCAGGATTCCTGGCCAACTCCCCACTGGAGGTGAGGGAACATTCAGGTGATGCCCTTGTGCTAACCACCAGTAACGGTACAAGGATCCTTGAGTCAGTTGAATCACAGGCCCTCGTGGGCTGCCTCAACAATCTGGATGCAGTGGCCTCAGCTGCAAGGAATCTTTCGGATGAAGTTGAGGTGGTCATGGCCGGTGTTAATGGCCGCTTTGCAATAGAGGATTTCCTCTGCGCCGGTGAAATAATACGTGCCATTGGTGGTGAGTTTGAAGAGTACGCTGAGGCCTCAGTACTTGCAGTTCAGGACAGGTCCATGGTTGATGATGCCATAAGAAAATCCAGGTCAGCCAGGAGGCTCAGGGAACTTGGTTTTGCCGGTGATATTGAATACTGCCTCAGAAGGAATATAACAGAAAACGTACCCGTATACAGGGACGGCAGGATATCGCTGATCTAA
- a CDS encoding TraB/GumN family protein: protein MNLEELKIIGTAHVSGESVDEVRRTILEMKPDVVAVELDPGRYRRLMEEKMGIKRDEPSLRDALRSGNIGVILAGWFLTYFQRKIGEDIGVKPGSEMLEAIDAAHEVGAGVALIDRDIGVTMQRAIGSMSRREKLRFFLAIMRSFIGGEDVRDIESLKSDDTLAEVMGEFREISPSAYRVLVEERDAFMAHRLLSIEEDRVVAVVGAGHRRGIEHYLRNPQELPPLEELI from the coding sequence ATGAATCTGGAGGAGCTGAAGATAATAGGTACCGCACATGTATCTGGAGAAAGTGTTGATGAGGTGAGAAGAACCATACTTGAGATGAAACCGGACGTTGTTGCAGTGGAACTGGACCCCGGGAGGTACAGGAGGCTCATGGAAGAAAAAATGGGGATCAAAAGGGATGAACCTTCCCTCAGGGACGCCCTCAGAAGTGGAAACATTGGTGTCATCCTTGCAGGCTGGTTTTTAACCTATTTCCAGAGGAAGATCGGTGAGGATATAGGTGTCAAGCCAGGCAGTGAGATGCTTGAGGCGATAGATGCCGCCCATGAGGTTGGTGCGGGGGTTGCCCTCATTGACCGTGACATAGGGGTGACCATGCAGCGGGCGATCGGGTCCATGAGCCGGCGGGAAAAGCTGAGGTTCTTTCTTGCAATCATGAGATCCTTCATTGGGGGGGAGGATGTGCGGGATATTGAGAGCCTCAAAAGTGACGACACCCTTGCGGAGGTTATGGGGGAATTCCGCGAAATATCACCCTCAGCATACCGTGTGCTTGTTGAGGAGAGGGATGCCTTCATGGCCCACAGGCTCCTCTCCATTGAGGAGGACCGCGTTGTTGCCGTTGTGGGCGCAGGCCACAGGAGGGGGATAGAACACTACCTCAGAAACCCACAGGAACTTCCACCACTTGAAGAACTCATTTGA
- a CDS encoding DUF1922 domain-containing protein, with protein MYVIFRCDCGRALYSKEGADTRKCVCGRTLKVKTRRIFGKAGSFQEAAEIVRKLQEERYGTCHFTNPVKRE; from the coding sequence ATGTACGTCATATTCAGATGTGACTGTGGAAGGGCCCTATACTCAAAGGAGGGCGCAGATACCCGAAAGTGCGTCTGTGGAAGAACCCTGAAGGTTAAAACAAGGCGCATATTTGGAAAGGCCGGTAGCTTCCAGGAAGCAGCAGAAATTGTGAGAAAACTCCAGGAAGAAAGGTATGGCACCTGCCATTTCACAAATCCAGTGAAAAGGGAATAG
- a CDS encoding GTPBP1 family GTP-binding protein — translation MIEDIRSFTSAGERRNIEFKKALSPGYHLKMDRKKSLISQMKYRMERGDGRAVYLLGVEDSGEPVGLPDEELRGSVEVLRKLSQEIDAVVEEVNLHEGTHGRVAEVIISRKQKTEREHLLIGVAGHVDHGKSTLLGTLTTGTPDDGSGKTRIFLDVQKHEIERGLSADLSFAIYGFRDGMVIRLKNPLDRKEKSGLMDKADRVISFVDTVGHEPWLRTTIRGIVGQNLDYGLLTVAADEGPTHITREHLGIMIAMELPVIVVLTKTDMATPSQRRAVRAKISELLKLVGRIPFHVTGRDSARQIAGKMNQHIVPIIETSSVTGEGLEVLDELFLNLEVKRDVNGDEKPFLMYIDKVYTIRGVGTVVSGTIQQGLVRKGDTLLLGPMNTGKFREVTVKSIEMHHYRIGCAEPGHIVGISISGASADEIERGMILAHPDYEPEAVREFEADVAILVHPTTIKAGYESVTHIETIAETTILEPLDAEFMSAGDRGRVRMRFKYRPHHVKEGQKIIFREGRSKGIGSVTRILE, via the coding sequence ATGATAGAAGATATCCGATCATTCACATCAGCCGGTGAGAGGAGAAACATAGAATTCAAGAAGGCACTCTCACCAGGGTATCATCTGAAGATGGACCGGAAGAAGAGCCTGATCTCCCAGATGAAGTACCGTATGGAGAGGGGTGATGGAAGGGCAGTATACCTCCTTGGTGTGGAGGACAGCGGTGAACCGGTTGGCCTCCCTGATGAGGAACTCAGGGGGTCAGTTGAGGTCCTCAGAAAACTGAGTCAGGAGATAGATGCTGTTGTGGAGGAGGTTAACCTCCATGAGGGAACCCACGGTAGGGTGGCCGAGGTGATAATCTCAAGGAAACAGAAAACAGAGAGGGAACACCTCCTCATAGGTGTCGCCGGCCACGTTGACCACGGAAAGAGCACACTCCTCGGTACACTCACAACAGGAACCCCCGATGACGGAAGCGGTAAGACAAGGATATTCCTTGATGTCCAGAAACACGAGATAGAAAGGGGCCTATCAGCGGATCTATCCTTCGCCATATATGGATTCAGGGATGGGATGGTCATAAGACTCAAAAATCCCCTGGACCGGAAGGAGAAATCAGGGCTCATGGACAAGGCCGACAGGGTAATATCCTTCGTTGATACCGTTGGACATGAGCCCTGGCTGAGGACAACAATAAGGGGGATTGTGGGGCAGAACCTGGACTATGGCCTCCTGACCGTTGCCGCGGATGAGGGCCCAACGCATATAACAAGGGAGCACCTTGGTATAATGATTGCAATGGAGCTTCCTGTGATCGTTGTGCTCACAAAGACCGATATGGCCACCCCCTCCCAGAGGAGGGCTGTGCGGGCGAAGATATCTGAACTCCTTAAACTGGTTGGGAGGATACCCTTCCATGTGACCGGAAGGGACTCCGCACGGCAAATAGCCGGCAAGATGAACCAGCACATAGTACCCATAATAGAGACATCCTCTGTCACAGGGGAGGGCCTTGAAGTCCTAGATGAACTCTTCCTCAACCTGGAGGTTAAGCGTGACGTTAACGGGGACGAGAAGCCATTCCTCATGTACATAGACAAGGTATACACCATCAGGGGTGTTGGAACCGTTGTCAGTGGAACCATCCAGCAGGGCCTTGTCAGGAAGGGTGATACCCTGCTCCTTGGCCCCATGAATACCGGGAAATTCAGGGAAGTCACCGTTAAATCCATCGAGATGCACCACTACCGTATAGGCTGTGCAGAGCCAGGACATATAGTTGGAATATCCATCTCAGGGGCATCCGCCGATGAAATAGAGAGGGGTATGATACTGGCCCACCCTGACTATGAACCAGAGGCGGTCAGGGAATTTGAGGCCGACGTGGCCATACTGGTGCATCCCACAACCATAAAGGCGGGCTATGAGAGCGTAACCCACATTGAAACAATAGCCGAGACCACCATACTGGAACCCCTTGATGCAGAGTTCATGTCAGCCGGTGACAGGGGCAGGGTGAGGATGAGGTTCAAGTACAGGCCCCACCATGTGAAGGAGGGTCAGAAGATAATCTTCCGTGAGGGAAGGAGCAAGGGTATCGGCTCAGTTACCAGAATCCTGGAATAA
- a CDS encoding TIGR00269 family protein, producing the protein MSAVLYIGSMDVQEFNRRIMARIRGLMESHKLVERGEHVAVALSGGKDSVLTLHVLSDLREELDFELTAITVDEGIEGYRGEGVLAARENARIRRVELIEKSFRDEFNFELEDVLEGFRSPCIPCGVFRRWILNRTAREIGASKIATGHNMDDEVQSFIMSLARGDVRKFSKFGPKLQRIHPRMVPRIKPLWSTPEEDVRLWAELNDVKFHSAPCPYSSRSMRAGIRDFLNRIESDSPGVKEMIMKSLKVTFQPLAEDYGIGECSICGEPASGIKCKACEFLEIIGEADR; encoded by the coding sequence ATGTCGGCTGTTTTATATATAGGTTCCATGGATGTTCAGGAATTCAACCGGAGAATCATGGCCAGAATAAGAGGTCTCATGGAATCACATAAACTCGTAGAGAGGGGAGAACACGTTGCAGTGGCACTTTCAGGCGGCAAGGACAGTGTGCTGACACTCCATGTGCTCTCAGATTTAAGGGAGGAACTGGATTTTGAACTCACAGCCATCACGGTTGATGAGGGTATAGAGGGCTACAGGGGGGAGGGGGTTCTCGCAGCAAGGGAAAACGCCCGTATAAGGCGGGTTGAACTCATAGAGAAATCATTCAGGGATGAATTCAACTTTGAACTTGAAGATGTTCTGGAAGGGTTCAGAAGCCCCTGCATCCCCTGCGGTGTCTTCAGGAGGTGGATACTCAACAGGACAGCCAGGGAAATAGGAGCATCAAAGATTGCAACGGGCCACAACATGGACGACGAGGTTCAGTCATTCATCATGAGCCTTGCAAGGGGGGATGTGAGGAAGTTCTCCAAGTTCGGCCCGAAACTTCAGAGGATACACCCCCGGATGGTACCGAGGATAAAACCCCTCTGGAGCACACCTGAGGAGGATGTCAGGCTCTGGGCTGAGCTCAATGATGTGAAATTTCACAGTGCCCCCTGTCCCTACTCCAGCAGATCAATGAGGGCAGGGATAAGGGATTTCCTTAACAGGATAGAATCAGATAGTCCCGGTGTAAAGGAGATGATCATGAAATCATTAAAGGTCACATTCCAGCCTCTGGCGGAGGATTATGGGATTGGAGAGTGTTCAATCTGCGGAGAACCAGCGTCAGGGATTAAATGTAAGGCCTGTGAGTTCCTTGAAATTATAGGAGAAGCGGATCGTTAG